In Synechococcus sp. CB0101, a genomic segment contains:
- a CDS encoding ChbG/HpnK family deacetylase: MGVRAKLAELMRYGGVGVLAAAIHAAVLLLGEWLQGPLPLVNLLGFLLASLWGYLAHALFTFREHTGGAPFPRRWLLIQTSLNVLVSLLLPGWLGIWARRMAGTLVMVFTPTAINYVLWSLAARHSRSRRQRALAPEPVRFHADDLGLHPAVNTTILRLHGAGALDSASVLVTAPAAEAAAQACASRPGLELVLHLCLSEGLPAADPAQIPDLLDQQGRLAMGFGRLLLAGCWPPRSPQRRRLERQLALEIRAQLQRFQVLFPGRPLQLDGHQHVHLLPVVWQQLWRLPEALQPVWVRSLREPWPWRGIPLLRWRQALRELGPIKWALLRILNVGRAAELARRGVATNRGFCGVLFTGQIDGSVIRAAQRLLQPTGGLVLAHPAEGWAAGPDALQAYPLSRRFYASPWRSLEAEALMRRTR, encoded by the coding sequence GTGGGCGTGAGGGCAAAGCTGGCGGAGCTGATGCGCTATGGCGGTGTGGGCGTGCTCGCGGCCGCGATCCATGCGGCGGTGTTGCTGCTGGGCGAGTGGCTGCAAGGCCCGCTGCCGCTGGTGAACCTGTTGGGGTTTCTGCTGGCTTCGCTGTGGGGATATCTGGCCCACGCGCTGTTCACCTTTCGCGAGCACACCGGCGGGGCGCCCTTCCCGCGGCGTTGGCTGCTGATCCAAACCAGCCTCAATGTGCTGGTGAGCTTGCTGCTGCCGGGCTGGCTCGGGATCTGGGCCCGCCGCATGGCGGGCACGCTGGTGATGGTGTTCACCCCCACGGCGATTAATTACGTGCTCTGGTCGCTCGCGGCGCGCCATAGCCGCAGCCGCCGGCAACGGGCCCTCGCTCCGGAGCCTGTGCGCTTCCATGCCGACGATCTCGGCCTGCACCCGGCTGTGAACACCACCATCCTCCGGCTGCATGGTGCTGGAGCCCTGGATTCCGCCAGCGTGCTGGTGACGGCCCCGGCGGCTGAAGCGGCCGCTCAGGCCTGTGCCTCACGGCCGGGGCTGGAGCTAGTGCTGCATCTGTGCCTGAGCGAAGGACTCCCGGCCGCTGATCCGGCACAGATCCCCGATCTCCTCGATCAGCAAGGACGCTTGGCGATGGGCTTCGGGCGCTTGCTCCTGGCCGGATGCTGGCCGCCGCGGTCGCCGCAGCGGCGGCGGCTGGAGCGTCAGCTGGCCCTGGAGATACGGGCGCAGTTGCAGCGGTTCCAAGTGTTGTTCCCGGGCCGGCCGCTGCAGCTGGATGGGCATCAGCATGTGCACCTGCTGCCGGTGGTGTGGCAGCAGCTCTGGCGGCTCCCGGAGGCGCTCCAGCCGGTGTGGGTGCGCAGCCTGCGCGAGCCCTGGCCATGGCGCGGCATTCCGCTGCTGCGCTGGCGGCAGGCGTTGCGGGAGTTGGGCCCGATCAAGTGGGCGCTTTTGCGCATCCTCAACGTTGGTCGGGCCGCGGAGCTGGCGCGCCGAGGTGTTGCCACCAACCGCGGCTTCTGCGGGGTGTTGTTCACGGGCCAGATCGATGGATCGGTGATCCGGGCCGCCCAACGGCTGTTGCAGCCAACGGGCGGCCTGGTGCTCGCCCATCCGGCTGAGGGCTGGGCCGCCGGGCCAGACGCGCTGCAGGCCTATCCCCTCTCGCGCCGCTTTTATGCCTCGCCCTGGCGATCGCTGGAAGCCGAGGCGCTGATGCGCCGCACCAGGTAA
- a CDS encoding DUF2079 domain-containing protein — protein MPESRSLPPRNLSLGCVAIFLVLWGCAAARHALLQSNAYDLGLFDQWIWLVSRGLPPISSMEEVHILADHGAWALYWAAVPYRLLGSVQWLLASQAAALSFTALPLWWVGRQAGLSPKLCWLGCGLWWLQPVVFNANLFDFHPEVWVMPALAGCYWASRAQRPWLWFGLLLLLLGCRDGLVLVVAGLGLEQALRRRWVWAGAAIGLALGWLALLNRWLYPLLKGSDAGPKAAGALFSYLGDSLDQVLLNMLTRPDLLLQHVDWSGGLVYLLLISVAVAPFWRRVSLPVLAGAFPLVLVNVLSEEAPQRTLVHHYSLPIAVMVVVAAMDGLALQPRQPVPWRRFGWSVVCWAALAKPWFFTGPYLERVNQLPAIREAIAAVPAEARLSTTSYLVPQLSQRQQVSFPRTRRDTTRLEQLDALLLNPKDPGWGSSRARQQELLREARAAGWSCRRWSNGLELCQNDAPEGRS, from the coding sequence ATGCCGGAGAGCCGAAGCCTGCCCCCTCGCAACCTCAGCTTGGGCTGCGTGGCGATCTTTCTTGTGCTCTGGGGCTGCGCCGCCGCACGCCACGCCCTGCTGCAGAGCAACGCCTACGACCTCGGCCTGTTCGACCAGTGGATTTGGCTGGTGAGCCGCGGCCTGCCGCCGATCTCCTCGATGGAGGAGGTTCACATCCTGGCGGACCATGGCGCCTGGGCCCTCTACTGGGCCGCAGTGCCCTACCGGCTTCTGGGCAGCGTGCAGTGGCTGCTGGCCAGCCAGGCCGCGGCCTTGAGCTTCACGGCCCTGCCGCTCTGGTGGGTGGGCCGCCAGGCGGGGCTCAGCCCCAAGCTCTGCTGGCTGGGCTGCGGCCTGTGGTGGCTGCAGCCGGTTGTGTTCAACGCCAACCTGTTTGATTTCCACCCCGAGGTGTGGGTGATGCCGGCCCTGGCCGGGTGTTACTGGGCCAGCCGCGCCCAACGCCCCTGGCTCTGGTTTGGCCTGTTGCTGCTGCTGCTCGGCTGCCGCGATGGCCTGGTGCTGGTGGTGGCGGGTCTGGGCCTTGAACAGGCGTTGCGGCGGCGTTGGGTCTGGGCCGGGGCCGCCATCGGCTTAGCCCTGGGCTGGCTCGCGCTGCTCAACCGCTGGCTGTATCCGTTGCTCAAGGGAAGCGATGCCGGGCCCAAGGCGGCCGGGGCGCTGTTCTCTTATCTGGGCGACAGCCTCGATCAGGTGTTGCTCAACATGCTCACCCGGCCCGATCTGCTGCTTCAGCACGTGGATTGGAGCGGCGGCCTGGTGTATCTGCTGCTGATCAGCGTGGCGGTGGCACCCTTCTGGCGGCGCGTATCGCTGCCGGTGTTGGCCGGGGCTTTCCCACTGGTGCTGGTGAACGTGCTCTCAGAAGAAGCACCGCAGCGCACCCTGGTGCATCACTACAGCCTGCCGATCGCCGTGATGGTGGTGGTAGCGGCGATGGATGGCCTGGCTCTACAGCCGCGGCAACCCGTGCCCTGGAGGCGCTTCGGCTGGAGTGTGGTGTGTTGGGCAGCCCTGGCAAAACCCTGGTTCTTCACCGGCCCCTATCTCGAACGGGTGAATCAGCTGCCGGCCATCCGCGAAGCCATCGCAGCAGTGCCTGCCGAAGCGCGGCTGAGCACCACCAGCTACCTGGTGCCCCAGCTAAGCCAACGCCAACAGGTGAGTTTTCCCCGCACCCGCCGCGACACCACGCGTCTCGAGCAGCTCGATGCGCTGCTGCTCAATCCTAAAGATCCCGGCTGGGGCTCCTCACGGGCGCGCCAACAGGAGCTCTTGCGCGAGGCCCGCGCTGCCGGCTGGAGCTGCCGCCGCTGGAGCAACGGCCTGGAGCTCTGCCAAAACGATGCCCCCGAAGGGCGCAGCTGA
- a CDS encoding glycosyltransferase family 2 protein encodes MTPSASAATPLSLWVVAACFNEAAGIEAFIGAIEALGLVEQLLLIDDGSRDGTAAVVRRDIEARRQQPQAMPVSLIELTRNFGKEAAMLAGLDQARGRCDAVVLIDADLQHPPELIPEMVRHWQNGAEMVTAIRSPEDQESRLKIISASGFYSLFNRLTDSVQLVDGAGDFRLLSQPVVRALTDMREGTRFSKALFPWTGFESVDISYDRPPRSSGASTWNVRRLFSYALDGIFSFSVLPLRIWIAVGTVISLISLVYALVLVISTLLHGIDVPGYASLIVAVLFLGGVQLIGIGILGEYIGRIFEESKRRPPYLVRRISASASSDRQGEA; translated from the coding sequence ATGACGCCGTCTGCGAGCGCTGCCACACCGCTGAGCCTATGGGTGGTGGCCGCTTGCTTCAACGAAGCGGCCGGTATTGAAGCCTTTATTGGAGCCATCGAGGCCCTGGGCCTGGTGGAGCAGCTGCTGCTGATCGACGACGGCTCCAGGGATGGCACCGCCGCCGTGGTGCGCCGCGACATCGAAGCCCGGCGCCAACAGCCCCAGGCGATGCCGGTGAGCCTGATTGAACTCACCCGCAATTTCGGCAAGGAAGCGGCGATGCTGGCCGGGCTCGACCAGGCCCGCGGCCGCTGCGATGCGGTGGTGTTGATCGATGCCGATCTGCAGCATCCACCGGAGCTGATCCCGGAGATGGTGCGCCACTGGCAGAACGGGGCGGAGATGGTCACCGCCATCCGCAGCCCCGAAGACCAGGAATCACGCCTGAAGATCATCAGCGCCTCCGGCTTTTATTCCCTGTTCAACCGCCTCACCGATTCGGTGCAGCTGGTGGATGGGGCCGGGGATTTCCGCCTGCTCAGCCAACCGGTGGTGCGCGCCCTCACCGACATGCGCGAGGGCACCCGCTTCTCCAAGGCACTGTTCCCCTGGACGGGCTTTGAGAGCGTGGATATCAGCTACGACCGGCCGCCCCGCAGCAGCGGCGCGAGCACCTGGAACGTGCGCCGCCTATTCAGCTACGCCCTCGACGGCATCTTCAGCTTCTCCGTGCTGCCGCTGCGCATCTGGATCGCTGTGGGCACCGTGATCTCGCTGATCAGCCTGGTGTACGCACTGGTCTTGGTGATCAGCACCCTGCTGCACGGCATTGATGTGCCGGGCTATGCCTCCCTGATCGTGGCAGTGCTGTTCCTGGGAGGTGTGCAGCTGATCGGCATCGGCATCCTGGGGGAATACATCGGCCGCATCTTTGAAGAGAGCAAGCGCCGGCCTCCTTACCTGGTGCGGCGCATCAGCGCCTCGGCTTCCAGCGATCGCCAGGGCGAGGCATAA
- a CDS encoding heavy metal translocating P-type ATPase codes for MRELQAGDLLHLVPEGEPWRIRQVLPRRLRISGHALLNNPALQQRLLNASLHLAWVQAIRINTLAGCLVIEHNGRRPLRRKQLQALLHLALQHEHQTSLQLTPRASSSALWRLGGTSGVLASVALLELPAWPGLLLFVSLCYLPLAARCLQQLAQRQLATGWLDLFWFSSLLAQGNPAAVLLEWTLETANQVFKAWTPSPGYADAFDQQLQQRLTDLSFQVLQGDGSWQPQPFALLDAGDRLRLTAGDPLPAHALVVAGQALVSTRWRDGDPRLLSARAFQQLPFGASVIEGTLEVRLVRSPQLDPELRTLQRLLNAAQQQGASHGGPSLLQRAEQWHQRSVPYLLLAGAGLLAIGPHGSAGALMQFDPASDWQLTASLTYGNAQRDLLWQGVLLRRPEAIDALARCRQLIVSEATVRSTSSWRLGGLYPLPFLISGEELIQIVAGFRCQQKPHGLHALRSALEAEDLLPAVVEGIQPLGSEGQQGRINGVMHQLGGVAMLQQLGLTTPAELITPPGETLVYLLRQGQVVGAVGFELQLSRALVRGLRELQRAGWRLDLLVDSQSELVERLAGRLHRPAAAIQIATNHVERSRLLDAWRSSGEPIAMLGCSAIDGLTLAQADLSIELLSRDHGLSSENADLVVRPEALGNLVACQTLALDAAQRHRRNLALVLVPHISVVLLNLLLPINPVLAVLTVDLPVLLAELGRIGSGQDGIQKPTKKPRRSGA; via the coding sequence ATGCGTGAGTTGCAGGCCGGCGACCTCCTCCATCTCGTGCCGGAGGGCGAACCCTGGAGGATCCGGCAAGTGCTGCCTCGCCGGCTGCGGATCTCCGGCCACGCGCTGCTGAACAACCCTGCGCTGCAGCAGCGGTTGCTGAACGCCAGCCTGCATTTGGCCTGGGTCCAGGCGATCCGAATCAACACCCTGGCCGGATGCCTGGTGATTGAGCACAACGGCCGCCGGCCGCTGCGCCGCAAACAACTACAGGCCCTGCTGCATCTGGCCTTGCAGCACGAACACCAAACATCACTGCAGCTCACACCACGGGCCTCGAGCTCCGCCCTATGGCGGCTCGGTGGCACCTCCGGTGTGTTGGCCAGTGTGGCGCTGCTGGAGTTACCGGCCTGGCCGGGCCTGCTGCTGTTTGTCAGCCTCTGCTACCTGCCTCTAGCGGCCCGCTGCCTCCAACAGCTCGCCCAGCGGCAGTTGGCGACTGGATGGTTGGATCTGTTTTGGTTTTCAAGCCTGTTGGCCCAAGGCAACCCCGCTGCGGTGCTACTGGAGTGGACGCTGGAAACCGCCAACCAGGTGTTCAAAGCGTGGACACCATCACCCGGCTATGCCGATGCCTTTGATCAGCAGCTGCAGCAACGGCTCACCGACCTGAGCTTTCAGGTGCTGCAAGGCGACGGGAGCTGGCAGCCCCAACCCTTCGCCCTGCTTGACGCTGGCGATCGCCTGCGGCTGACAGCAGGCGATCCTCTACCGGCCCACGCCCTGGTGGTGGCTGGGCAGGCCCTGGTGAGCACCCGATGGCGCGATGGGGATCCGCGCCTGCTCAGCGCCCGGGCCTTTCAACAACTTCCCTTTGGCGCCAGCGTGATCGAGGGCACGCTGGAGGTGCGCTTGGTGCGCAGTCCGCAGCTCGATCCGGAACTGCGGACCCTGCAACGACTCCTCAACGCAGCCCAACAGCAGGGCGCATCCCATGGGGGCCCCTCTCTGCTCCAGCGGGCGGAGCAATGGCACCAGCGCTCGGTTCCCTACCTGCTTCTGGCCGGCGCAGGCCTTCTGGCGATCGGGCCCCATGGCAGCGCTGGGGCCCTGATGCAGTTCGATCCCGCCAGCGACTGGCAGCTGACAGCCTCCCTGACCTACGGCAACGCCCAGCGGGATCTGCTCTGGCAGGGCGTGCTGCTGCGAAGACCAGAAGCCATCGATGCTCTCGCCCGTTGCCGCCAGCTCATAGTGAGTGAGGCCACAGTGCGCAGCACCAGTAGCTGGCGCCTCGGCGGTCTGTATCCCTTGCCTTTTCTGATCAGCGGTGAGGAGCTGATTCAGATCGTGGCTGGATTTCGCTGCCAACAGAAACCCCATGGCCTCCATGCCCTGCGCAGTGCCCTGGAAGCCGAAGATCTGTTGCCAGCGGTCGTGGAGGGTATCCAACCGCTGGGCAGCGAAGGCCAACAGGGCCGCATCAACGGCGTGATGCATCAGCTGGGAGGAGTGGCCATGCTGCAGCAACTCGGATTGACAACCCCGGCGGAACTGATCACACCCCCTGGGGAAACCCTGGTTTACCTCTTGCGCCAAGGCCAGGTGGTGGGAGCCGTGGGCTTCGAGTTGCAACTCTCGCGAGCGCTCGTGCGGGGGCTACGCGAGCTGCAACGTGCTGGCTGGCGGTTGGATTTGCTGGTCGACAGCCAAAGCGAACTGGTGGAACGGCTGGCTGGGCGGCTGCACAGGCCCGCTGCCGCCATCCAGATCGCCACCAATCATGTGGAACGAAGCCGCCTGTTGGATGCCTGGCGCTCATCTGGCGAGCCCATCGCCATGCTCGGCTGCAGCGCCATCGATGGCCTCACCCTGGCGCAGGCCGATCTCTCGATCGAACTGCTCAGCCGAGACCATGGCCTGAGCAGCGAAAACGCTGACTTGGTGGTGCGGCCCGAAGCGCTCGGCAACCTGGTGGCCTGTCAAACGCTGGCCTTAGACGCCGCCCAGCGCCACCGCCGCAACCTCGCCCTGGTACTCGTGCCGCACATCTCAGTGGTGCTGTTGAATCTGCTGCTCCCGATCAACCCGGTGCTGGCCGTGCTCACGGTGGATCTACCCGTTCTCTTGGCCGAGCTGGGCCGCATCGGCAGTGGCCAAGACGGCATTCAAAAACCCACAAAAAAGCCCCGCCGCAGCGGGGCTTGA
- a CDS encoding DUF2079 domain-containing protein has protein sequence MSQRLRPEQRVWLAAGLFTLVGWMLQAWRLHSLAATMDQGILFQVLWNGLSGHPFESTLSSQLSTNVVHGGELPAIGYHRLGQHFTPTLALWIPLVALLGKWALPMLQVALIAAAGLVLHRLALRRLTPDLAAILTLAFYGANAVIGPALGNFTDLSQLPLCVFVLLLGLLERRLWLTLPAALLLPLIREDTGVVLVGIGIWLLVRQRSRWPLALALVAWGGGWVVLVTNVLMPLFSQDNARRFMVENFGQYLQGQDQASSLQTAALVLRQPLTLLQELVSPPRDTLLYLAGQGLPLLFIPWIALDSWLLMGLPLLGLLLAQGSNNPLSINIRYTYLVVPGLFAGATLWWERHQPLFASRRLRRLWAGCILLSLLFTLGSNPNRSLSWLIPDSVQPWVYRSPWQQWQHAQSAHAALARIPAAASVSANTPLIPHLAARQVLMRYPDHTSYQDRQGQAHAVDWIAVDLDYQQRYAAAFPQEQKALKRSLRQLRSSQAQGYAVQQLSDGVVILERNGPINPANQQALDQLLRQAKEG, from the coding sequence GTGAGCCAACGCCTTCGCCCTGAGCAGCGGGTGTGGCTCGCCGCCGGCCTCTTCACCCTGGTGGGCTGGATGCTGCAGGCCTGGCGGCTGCACAGCCTCGCCGCCACGATGGATCAGGGCATCTTGTTTCAGGTGCTCTGGAACGGCCTGAGCGGCCATCCCTTCGAAAGCACCCTCTCCTCTCAACTCTCCACCAACGTGGTGCATGGCGGCGAGCTGCCGGCCATCGGCTACCACCGCCTCGGCCAGCACTTCACCCCCACGCTGGCGCTGTGGATTCCGCTGGTGGCGCTGCTGGGCAAATGGGCCCTGCCGATGCTTCAGGTGGCGCTGATTGCCGCGGCAGGGTTAGTGCTGCACCGCCTCGCCCTGCGGCGCCTCACGCCCGATCTGGCCGCCATCCTCACCCTGGCCTTCTACGGAGCCAATGCGGTCATCGGTCCGGCCCTGGGCAATTTCACCGATCTGAGCCAGCTGCCACTGTGCGTGTTTGTGCTGCTGCTGGGGCTTTTGGAGCGGCGGCTCTGGCTCACCCTCCCCGCCGCACTGCTGCTCCCGCTGATCCGCGAAGACACCGGCGTGGTGCTGGTGGGCATCGGCATTTGGCTCCTGGTGCGGCAGCGCTCCCGCTGGCCTCTGGCCCTGGCCTTGGTTGCTTGGGGTGGCGGCTGGGTTGTGCTGGTCACCAACGTGCTGATGCCGCTGTTCAGCCAGGACAACGCCCGCCGCTTCATGGTGGAGAACTTCGGCCAATACCTCCAGGGCCAGGACCAGGCCAGCAGCCTGCAAACAGCAGCCCTGGTTCTGCGCCAGCCGCTCACGCTGCTACAGGAGTTGGTGAGCCCACCGCGAGACACACTGCTCTATCTGGCGGGCCAGGGGCTACCCCTGCTCTTCATCCCCTGGATCGCCCTCGATAGCTGGCTGCTGATGGGGCTGCCGCTCCTGGGGCTGCTGCTGGCCCAGGGCTCCAACAACCCCCTTTCGATCAACATCCGCTACACCTATTTAGTGGTGCCTGGTTTGTTCGCCGGAGCCACCCTCTGGTGGGAGCGCCATCAACCGCTCTTTGCCTCGCGGCGGCTGCGGCGCCTGTGGGCGGGCTGCATCCTGCTCTCGCTGCTATTCACCCTCGGCAGCAATCCAAACCGCAGCCTCTCGTGGCTGATTCCAGACAGCGTTCAACCCTGGGTGTATCGCAGCCCCTGGCAGCAATGGCAACACGCCCAGAGCGCCCATGCGGCGCTGGCCAGAATTCCCGCTGCCGCCAGCGTGTCCGCCAACACTCCACTGATCCCCCATCTGGCCGCCCGCCAGGTGCTGATGCGCTACCCCGATCACACCAGCTATCAAGACCGGCAGGGCCAGGCCCACGCCGTGGACTGGATCGCCGTGGATCTCGATTACCAACAGCGTTATGCCGCCGCTTTCCCGCAGGAGCAGAAAGCACTCAAACGCAGCCTCAGGCAGCTGCGCTCGAGCCAGGCCCAGGGCTATGCCGTGCAGCAGCTCAGCGATGGCGTGGTGATTCTGGAGCGCAACGGCCCGATCAATCCGGCGAACCAGCAGGCTCTCGATCAGCTGCTGCGGCAAGCGAAGGAGGGTTGA